From Fusobacterium varium:
TGTCTGTCAACCATGTGATCAGGAATTCCAAGCTCTCTTCCTACTTTTCTTACTTCATCTTTGAAAAGTTCTCTTAAAGGCTCAAGAAGTTTAAATTTCATATCCTCTGGAAGTCCTCCAACATTGTGGTGAGATTTAATAGTCATTGAAGGTCCTTTTACTGACATAGATTCAATAACATCTGGATATATAGTTCCTTGAGCAAGGAATTCTACATCTTCAATCTTTTTAGCTTCTTCATCAAATACTTCAATAAATTCTTTTCCAATTATTTTTCTCTTAGTTTCAGGATCAGATACACCAACTAATTTTGTAAGGAATCTATCTTCTGCATCAACACATTTAATATTCATATGGAAATTTTTTCCATATACTTCCATTACTTTTTTAGCTTCATCTTTTCTTAATAGTCCAGTGTCAACAAAAATACAAGTAAGCTGATCTCCAATAGCTTTGTGAATAAGAGTAGCAGCAACTGATGAGTCTACTCCTCCTGAAAGACCAAGAAGAACTTTCTTATCTCCAACAGTTTCTTTGATGCTTTTTATAGTTTCTTCAATATAGTTACCCATAGACCAGTTTTGTTCACATTTAGCAACATTGAAAACAAAGTTTTTAAGGATTTGTGTTCCATATTCTGAGTGAGTAACTTCAGCATGGAACTGGATACAGTAACTATTAACTTCAGGCAGATGCACAGCAGCTACACATGAGTCAGTGTGACCAATTTGAACAAATCCAGGAGCCATTTTAGTAACATGGTCATTATGGCTCATCCATACTTTAGAATTGTTAGGAATACCTTGGAAAAGCGGACTGTCAGCA
This genomic window contains:
- the guaA gene encoding GMP synthase, with the protein product MKENSIVILDFGSQYNQLIARRVREMGVYAEVVPYFEPLEKILARKPKGIILSGGPSSVYAEGAPTIDKELFYKGIPVLGICYGMQLTTHLMGGEVARADKQEFGKAELLIDSADSPLFQGIPNNSKVWMSHNDHVTKMAPGFVQIGHTDSCVAAVHLPEVNSYCIQFHAEVTHSEYGTQILKNFVFNVAKCEQNWSMGNYIEETIKSIKETVGDKKVLLGLSGGVDSSVAATLIHKAIGDQLTCIFVDTGLLRKDEAKKVMEVYGKNFHMNIKCVDAEDRFLTKLVGVSDPETKRKIIGKEFIEVFDEEAKKIEDVEFLAQGTIYPDVIESMSVKGPSMTIKSHHNVGGLPEDMKFKLLEPLRELFKDEVRKVGRELGIPDHMVDRHPFPGPGLGIRILGEVDKEKADILREADDIFIEELRAADLYTKVSQAFVVLLPVKSVGVMGDERTYEYTAVLRSANTIDFMTATWSHLPFEFLERVSNRILNEVKGINRLTYDISSKPPATIEWE